Proteins from one Embleya scabrispora genomic window:
- a CDS encoding helix-turn-helix domain-containing protein, giving the protein MDGRPNPAAKMFGAQLRHLRRRAGLDPAQLGAAIGNSRFTIESWERGVRTPHPDTIRTLDELLNADDMLTAVIEQLASPLFPGQFAEYAELEVSCVSLYSYNALAIPGLLQTEDYARAVIGASVPPLDDEDVERLVAARIERQVLLTRKPQPVVSFVIEEIAIRRPIGGKPVLREQLKHIAEVADMRNVTIQVMPIDVVEHSGLEGPMILIRTYDGRDLVYIEGQVGGVWATDATQAAIIAQRHGRIQTQALRAAESIELIERITGDL; this is encoded by the coding sequence GTGGACGGAAGACCCAACCCGGCCGCAAAGATGTTCGGCGCTCAGCTGCGTCACCTGCGCAGGAGGGCAGGACTCGACCCCGCCCAGCTCGGCGCCGCAATCGGCAACAGCCGGTTCACCATCGAGTCTTGGGAGCGCGGAGTCCGTACTCCCCACCCGGACACCATCCGGACGCTCGACGAACTTCTCAACGCCGACGACATGTTGACCGCCGTCATCGAGCAACTTGCGAGCCCGCTGTTCCCGGGCCAGTTCGCCGAGTACGCGGAACTGGAAGTCAGTTGTGTCAGTCTCTATTCCTATAACGCGCTCGCCATTCCCGGCCTGCTGCAAACCGAGGATTACGCGCGTGCCGTCATCGGTGCCAGTGTTCCTCCGTTGGACGACGAGGATGTCGAACGGCTGGTCGCCGCTCGCATCGAACGACAGGTTCTCCTGACCCGCAAGCCGCAGCCGGTGGTGAGCTTCGTCATCGAGGAGATTGCGATCCGGAGGCCGATCGGCGGAAAACCCGTGCTTCGAGAGCAGTTGAAGCACATCGCCGAAGTGGCCGACATGCGCAATGTGACGATCCAGGTGATGCCCATCGACGTCGTCGAGCACAGCGGGCTCGAAGGCCCGATGATTCTGATCCGGACGTACGACGGGCGTGATCTGGTCTACATCGAAGGGCAGGTCGGCGGCGTATGGGCAACAGACGCCACGCAGGCTGCCATCATCGCGCAGCGGCATGGAAGGATCCAGACGCAGGCCCTTCGGGCAGCGGAGTCGATCGAACTCATCGAACGGATCACGGGAGACCTATGA
- a CDS encoding MFS transporter, translating to MFKRLAPLALATFAVGTDSYVIAGLLPSIADDLDVSTPAAGQLVTVFALVLAASAPVMAAVAGALDRRMALLVALGVFVAGNALTAVGTGYEVVMAARVLTAIGAGTITSTASSTAAAIVEPERRGRALAFVLGGLTLATAVGLPLGTLIGRTDWRITLWAVAGLGLLAAVGVALGVPKVVLPAASLADRLRPLRQRRVLSLLAITAMTFLASYTLYTYIAPALDAATNGSDARLTLILTAWGTGTLAGNLTAGRLVDRRDPTRVLTVALALGTVVLALTPIAVQTLAGAMVWAVIWGGAVGIIVVPQQHRLIALHPTAAPVLLGLNSCAIYTGIALGGALGGLAQQWPALTPPRLGYPAAILTAATLLHHLAAVRRTRASARALAPATPPRDEHRATI from the coding sequence ATGTTCAAACGACTCGCGCCATTGGCCCTGGCGACCTTCGCCGTCGGCACCGACAGCTACGTCATCGCCGGTCTGCTCCCGTCCATCGCCGACGATCTGGACGTCTCCACGCCCGCCGCCGGGCAGTTGGTCACGGTCTTCGCCCTGGTCCTCGCCGCGTCGGCACCCGTCATGGCGGCGGTGGCGGGGGCGCTGGACCGACGTATGGCCCTGCTCGTCGCACTCGGCGTGTTCGTCGCCGGCAACGCCCTCACCGCGGTCGGCACCGGCTACGAGGTGGTCATGGCCGCCCGCGTCCTCACCGCGATCGGTGCCGGCACGATCACCTCGACCGCGTCCAGTACGGCCGCCGCCATCGTCGAGCCCGAACGCCGAGGCCGGGCACTGGCGTTCGTCCTCGGCGGCCTGACCCTCGCCACCGCCGTCGGGCTGCCGCTGGGAACGTTGATCGGCCGCACCGACTGGCGCATCACCCTGTGGGCCGTAGCCGGACTCGGCCTGCTCGCCGCGGTCGGTGTGGCGCTCGGCGTGCCGAAGGTGGTCCTGCCGGCGGCGTCACTGGCCGACCGCCTGCGCCCGCTGCGGCAGCGTCGTGTGCTGAGCCTGCTGGCGATCACGGCGATGACGTTCCTGGCCTCGTACACGCTCTACACATACATCGCACCCGCACTGGACGCCGCCACCAACGGCTCCGACGCTCGGCTGACCCTGATCCTGACGGCCTGGGGCACCGGCACCCTGGCCGGCAACCTCACAGCCGGCCGCCTGGTGGACCGCCGTGACCCCACGCGAGTTCTCACCGTCGCACTCGCGCTGGGCACGGTCGTCCTGGCCCTGACGCCCATCGCGGTACAAACCCTGGCCGGGGCAATGGTGTGGGCCGTGATCTGGGGCGGGGCGGTCGGCATCATCGTCGTCCCCCAACAACACCGTCTGATCGCCCTGCACCCCACGGCCGCACCGGTACTCCTGGGCCTCAACTCCTGCGCCATCTACACCGGAATCGCGTTGGGCGGCGCCCTCGGCGGCCTGGCCCAACAGTGGCCCGCCCTCACGCCGCCCCGACTCGGCTACCCGGCAGCCATCCTCACCGCCGCCACGCTGCTCCACCACCTGGCAGCCGTACGCCGCACCCGGGCCTCGGCCCGCGCCCTCGCTCCCGCGACACCGCCACGGGACGAGCACCGGGCCACCATCTGA
- a CDS encoding proline dehydrogenase family protein has product MLRSPILAAARSPRTRSLVEHLPPTRAIVDRFVAGDVLDDAVRVTRELVGTGRKVTLDHLGEDTTDRAQADATVDAYDALLDTLGETGLARDAEVSVKLSAVGQFLPGIGERTALENARRICTAAARVGTTVTLDMEDHTTTDSTLGILRELRVDFPWVGAVLQAYLRRTEQDCRDLAYEGSRVRLCKGAYQEPESVAFQDKGDVDRSYVRCLRILMEGKGYPMVASHDPRLIAIARHLADRAERAPGSFEFQMLYGIRPEEQTRIVEQGDLMRIYLPYGAEWYGYFMRRLAERPANLTFFLRAMATKS; this is encoded by the coding sequence ATGCTCCGCAGCCCCATCCTCGCGGCGGCCCGCTCGCCGCGGACCCGCTCCCTGGTCGAGCACCTGCCGCCGACCCGGGCCATCGTGGACCGCTTCGTCGCGGGCGACGTGCTCGACGACGCCGTCCGGGTCACCCGCGAACTCGTCGGGACCGGGCGCAAGGTGACGCTCGATCACCTCGGCGAGGACACCACCGACCGCGCGCAGGCGGACGCCACGGTGGACGCGTACGACGCGCTGCTCGACACGCTCGGCGAGACCGGCCTGGCCCGCGACGCCGAAGTGTCGGTCAAGCTGTCCGCGGTGGGCCAGTTCCTGCCCGGCATCGGCGAGCGGACCGCGCTGGAGAACGCCCGGCGGATCTGTACCGCCGCCGCGCGGGTGGGCACCACGGTCACCCTGGACATGGAGGACCACACCACGACCGACTCGACCCTGGGCATCCTGCGCGAATTGCGCGTGGACTTCCCGTGGGTGGGCGCGGTGCTCCAGGCCTACCTGCGGCGCACCGAGCAGGACTGCCGGGACCTGGCCTACGAGGGCTCGCGGGTGCGGTTGTGCAAGGGCGCCTATCAGGAGCCGGAGTCGGTCGCGTTCCAGGACAAGGGCGACGTGGACCGGTCCTACGTGCGCTGCCTGCGGATCCTGATGGAGGGCAAGGGCTACCCGATGGTGGCCTCGCACGACCCGCGCCTGATCGCCATCGCGAGGCACCTGGCGGATCGGGCGGAGCGGGCGCCCGGCAGCTTCGAGTTCCAGATGCTCTACGGCATCCGCCCCGAGGAGCAGACCCGGATCGTCGAACAGGGCGATCTGATGCGGATCTACCTTCCCTACGGCGCCGAATGGTACGGCTACTTCATGCGCCGACTCGCCGAACGCCCCGCCAATCTGACCTTCTTCCTGCGCGCGATGGCCACGAAGAGCTAG
- the pruA gene encoding L-glutamate gamma-semialdehyde dehydrogenase gives MDAVTQVPAPVNEPVHDYAPGTPARARLEAKLAELAAAPIDLPMTIGGKRRMGAGKREDVVQPHNHSARLGTFAHADTADAQDAVDAALAAAPAWRDLSFDDRAAIFLKAADLLAGPWRETLAAATMLGQGKNAQQAEIDSSCELIDFWRFNVHFARRALAEQPISSPGVWNRTDHRPLEGFVYAITPFNFTAIAGNLPTAPALMGNVVVWKPSPTQTFSAVLLMELLEEAGLPPGVINLVTGDGIAVSEVALRHPDLAGIHFTGSTATFQHLWRTVGENIANYRTYPRIVGETGGKDFVVAHPSADPDVLRTALVRGAFEYQGQKCSAASRAYIPRSLWESDFKADFLATVDGLSMGDPTDLSHFLGAVIDERAFAKNKGAIDRAHADETVEVAAGGTYDDSVGWFVRPTVLVSANADHEIFKDEYFGPILAVHVYEDDAYDMMLAQMESVSAYGLTGAIIARDREVIAHTAHVLRFAAGNFYINDRPTGAVVGQQPFGGGRASGTNDKAGAMQNLTRWISSRSIKETFVPATDHRYPHMG, from the coding sequence TTGGACGCTGTGACCCAGGTTCCCGCCCCGGTCAACGAGCCGGTACACGACTACGCCCCCGGCACGCCCGCGCGGGCGCGCCTCGAAGCGAAGCTCGCGGAACTGGCCGCGGCCCCGATCGACCTCCCCATGACCATCGGCGGCAAGCGGCGCATGGGCGCCGGCAAGCGCGAGGACGTGGTCCAGCCGCACAACCACAGCGCGCGCCTGGGCACCTTCGCGCACGCGGACACCGCCGACGCGCAGGACGCCGTCGACGCGGCCCTCGCCGCCGCGCCGGCCTGGCGGGACCTGTCCTTCGACGACCGCGCGGCGATCTTCCTCAAGGCCGCCGACCTGCTCGCCGGCCCGTGGCGCGAGACGCTGGCCGCGGCGACCATGCTGGGCCAGGGCAAGAACGCCCAGCAGGCGGAGATCGACTCCTCGTGCGAGCTGATCGACTTCTGGCGCTTCAACGTGCACTTCGCCCGCCGTGCGCTGGCCGAACAGCCGATCAGCAGCCCGGGCGTGTGGAACCGCACCGACCACCGGCCGCTCGAAGGCTTCGTCTACGCGATCACCCCGTTCAACTTCACCGCCATCGCGGGCAACCTGCCCACCGCGCCCGCCCTGATGGGCAACGTCGTGGTCTGGAAGCCGTCGCCGACGCAGACCTTCTCGGCCGTACTGCTGATGGAACTGCTCGAAGAGGCCGGGCTGCCCCCGGGCGTGATCAACCTGGTCACCGGCGACGGGATCGCGGTCTCCGAGGTGGCGCTGCGCCACCCGGACCTGGCGGGCATCCACTTCACCGGCTCCACCGCCACCTTCCAGCACCTGTGGCGCACGGTCGGCGAGAACATCGCGAACTACCGCACCTACCCGAGGATCGTCGGCGAGACCGGCGGCAAGGACTTCGTGGTCGCCCACCCCAGCGCCGACCCCGACGTGCTGCGCACCGCCCTCGTTCGCGGCGCGTTCGAGTACCAGGGCCAGAAGTGCTCGGCCGCCTCGCGCGCCTACATCCCGCGCTCGCTGTGGGAGTCCGACTTCAAGGCCGACTTCCTGGCCACCGTCGACGGCCTGTCGATGGGCGACCCGACCGACCTGAGCCACTTCCTGGGCGCGGTGATCGACGAGCGCGCGTTCGCCAAGAACAAGGGCGCGATCGACCGGGCGCACGCCGACGAGACGGTGGAGGTCGCGGCCGGCGGGACCTACGACGACAGTGTCGGCTGGTTCGTCCGCCCGACCGTGCTGGTCTCCGCGAACGCCGACCACGAGATCTTCAAGGACGAGTACTTCGGCCCGATCCTGGCCGTGCACGTGTACGAGGACGACGCCTACGACATGATGCTGGCCCAGATGGAGTCGGTCTCCGCGTACGGCCTGACCGGCGCGATCATCGCCCGGGACCGCGAGGTCATCGCGCACACCGCGCACGTGTTGCGGTTCGCGGCGGGCAACTTCTACATCAACGACCGACCCACCGGCGCGGTCGTGGGGCAGCAGCCGTTCGGCGGCGGGCGCGCGTCGGGCACCAACGACAAGGCCGGCGCGATGCAGAACCTCACCCGCTGGATCAGCTCACGCTCGATCAAGGAGACGTTCGTCCCGGCGACGGACCACCGCTACCCGCACATGGGCTGA
- a CDS encoding DUF397 domain-containing protein — protein MTRERIATGTWRKSSYSGNQGGDCVEVAPLTGAVGVRDSKVGESPIVRTRAEAWAAFLDSHR, from the coding sequence ATGACCAGGGAGCGCATCGCCACGGGGACGTGGCGGAAGAGTAGCTACAGCGGAAACCAAGGTGGTGACTGTGTCGAGGTCGCGCCGTTGACCGGCGCTGTCGGCGTTCGCGACAGCAAGGTCGGTGAATCGCCGATCGTCCGGACCCGCGCTGAAGCATGGGCCGCGTTCCTCGACTCGCATCGCTGA
- a CDS encoding ArsR/SmtB family transcription factor: protein MREVSQPTREAIRLVDVLRALGDPVRLELVQRLDRTGPDNCSAAGEELDVHQTTLSHHYRVLREAGVTWTTIEGRTRLVRVRRDDLDNLFPGLLDSVLAGARRSRPTPDH from the coding sequence ATGCGCGAGGTGTCACAGCCGACTCGGGAGGCCATCCGGCTCGTGGACGTGTTGCGGGCGCTCGGCGATCCCGTGCGGCTCGAACTCGTGCAGCGGCTCGACCGTACGGGCCCGGACAACTGCTCTGCGGCCGGCGAGGAACTCGACGTCCACCAGACGACGTTGTCCCACCACTACCGGGTGCTGCGCGAAGCCGGCGTCACCTGGACGACCATCGAAGGCCGGACCCGGCTGGTCCGGGTGCGCCGCGACGACCTGGACAATCTCTTCCCCGGGCTCCTCGACTCCGTCCTGGCCGGAGCACGCCGAAGCCGGCCGACGCCCGACCACTGA